A stretch of Rhizobium glycinendophyticum DNA encodes these proteins:
- a CDS encoding LysE family translocator, whose product MDAASLVAFALAFFLFAASPGPDNMTIVARTLSQGPAFGFAYGAGTLVGILIYLALAAFGLSLLAQEMGIVMVILRYAGAAYLIYTAYRLWTETPVIPETTRQADRRGLSTTFLTAIALNLGNPKMPLFYLALLPGFVGSTFGMDDYVALALVILLVEIVVVGGHVWIAGRARSLLRIPAVVQRVNRIAGTAIGLAGIQILWTTRLN is encoded by the coding sequence ATGGATGCAGCGTCGCTTGTGGCTTTTGCCCTCGCATTCTTCCTATTCGCTGCGAGTCCGGGCCCTGATAACATGACCATCGTCGCCCGTACGCTGTCGCAGGGCCCTGCGTTTGGGTTTGCCTATGGCGCGGGCACGCTGGTCGGCATTCTGATCTATCTCGCACTCGCCGCCTTCGGCCTGTCCCTGCTTGCACAGGAGATGGGGATCGTCATGGTCATCCTGCGTTATGCGGGTGCTGCCTATCTCATCTACACCGCCTACCGGCTGTGGACCGAAACGCCTGTCATTCCGGAAACCACACGCCAGGCCGACCGGCGGGGCCTGTCGACGACCTTCCTGACGGCGATCGCGCTCAACCTCGGCAATCCGAAGATGCCGTTGTTTTATCTGGCTCTTCTGCCGGGCTTCGTCGGTTCGACCTTCGGCATGGACGACTATGTCGCGCTCGCTTTGGTGATCCTTCTCGTGGAGATCGTGGTGGTTGGCGGTCATGTCTGGATTGCCGGGCGCGCCCGCTCTCTGCTGCGCATTCCGGCCGTGGTTCAACGGGTGAACCGGATTGCCGGAACCGCCATCGGTCTTGCCGGGATCCAGATCCTCTGGACAACCAGGTTGAATTAA
- a CDS encoding M23 family metallopeptidase, translating into MPPPKGLRRGRTGRGTGVAAGTNNQVFGRRKEPHVVILASGDRIRHMTIRPWMTLLTVCFLGILALGYLGATTYLVLRDNLIGATMARQARMQHEYEDRIAALRAQVDRVTSRQLLDQQVVEDKVEKLLEQQMALTSRHGKIDALLQGAGADTDLPGDGPVPTDRPKKDGNEASLPNKSAPAFASLLGSAGKQEAASNLALGYVPMTQENVADRADRLFSHMTLSLKEIEAEQLERIDELASGASATADKIAGILKRQGVPVDEQAAVQTQDAVGGPYLAPRSEQDFNTSLNELDAALTRLESVRDTARRLPFANPAPGRDITSRFGNRPDPFFGGLAMHAGIDFRAPTGTEIRTTGAGKVIAAGQSGGYGNMVEIDHGLGISTRYGHMSRVLVKVGDEVATGDVIGLSGSTGRSTGPHLHYEIRRNGDAVDPMQFLNAGMKLTPLIN; encoded by the coding sequence ATGCCGCCGCCCAAGGGCTTAAGGCGTGGTCGGACGGGAAGGGGAACGGGCGTGGCAGCGGGCACCAATAACCAGGTCTTCGGTAGGCGGAAGGAGCCGCATGTCGTCATCTTGGCGAGTGGCGACCGCATCCGCCATATGACCATCAGGCCTTGGATGACGCTGCTCACCGTCTGCTTTCTCGGGATCCTTGCGCTCGGATATCTCGGCGCCACCACCTATCTCGTTTTGCGCGACAACCTGATCGGCGCCACCATGGCGCGCCAGGCGCGCATGCAGCATGAATATGAAGATCGGATCGCAGCGCTCCGTGCTCAGGTCGATCGCGTAACCTCCCGGCAACTGCTTGATCAGCAGGTTGTCGAAGACAAGGTCGAAAAGCTGCTCGAACAGCAGATGGCGCTCACCTCTCGTCACGGCAAGATCGATGCTCTCCTGCAGGGTGCCGGTGCTGACACGGACCTCCCCGGCGACGGCCCCGTGCCGACAGATAGACCGAAGAAGGACGGCAACGAAGCCTCGCTGCCCAACAAGTCAGCTCCGGCCTTTGCCTCCCTGCTTGGCTCGGCAGGCAAGCAGGAAGCAGCATCGAACCTGGCGCTCGGCTACGTGCCGATGACACAGGAGAACGTAGCCGACCGCGCTGACCGGTTGTTCTCTCATATGACCTTGTCTCTGAAGGAAATCGAGGCGGAGCAGCTCGAACGGATCGACGAACTGGCAAGCGGCGCTTCCGCAACCGCCGACAAGATCGCCGGTATCCTGAAACGCCAGGGCGTTCCTGTCGACGAACAGGCGGCGGTCCAAACACAGGACGCCGTCGGCGGTCCTTATCTCGCCCCCCGTTCCGAGCAGGATTTTAACACCTCGCTGAACGAGCTCGATGCGGCGCTGACCCGGCTCGAATCCGTGCGCGATACCGCGCGCCGCCTGCCCTTTGCCAATCCAGCGCCTGGCCGTGACATCACCAGCCGCTTCGGCAATCGACCAGATCCGTTCTTCGGTGGCCTTGCCATGCATGCCGGCATCGATTTCCGCGCCCCGACCGGCACCGAAATCCGCACGACCGGCGCAGGCAAGGTAATCGCGGCAGGCCAGTCGGGCGGCTACGGCAACATGGTCGAGATCGACCACGGCCTGGGCATCTCCACGCGCTACGGCCACATGTCACGCGTTCTGGTGAAGGTCGGCGACGAGGTGGCGACGGGAGACGTCATCGGCCTCTCCGGCTCGACCGGTCGCTCCACCGGCCCACATCTGCATTACGAAATCCGCCGCAATGGCGATGCCGTCGACCCCATGCAGTTCCTCAATGCAGGCATGAAGCTCACACCGCTGATCAATTGA